In the genome of Candidatus Hydrogenedentota bacterium, the window TTCCGCCAAAAATCGAGCGGGTCCATGTTGAAGTCCTGCCGGTACAGGTCAATCCCCTGCTCCGTGATGAGCCTGTCCACATGGTTCGTGAGCCATTCGCGGACCTCCGGCTCGCCCAGTTTCAGGAGTCCGCCGTCCTTTCCCCCGTGTATCCAATCCGGATGGTTCTCCGTCAGCCAGGTGCCCGAATGCACCCGTTCCGGCTCGAACCACACGATGATCCGCACCCCCTTGTCATGCGCGTGGCTGGTGATGGGTTTGAATCCCCCCGGAAAGCGCGACTCGTCCACTTCCCATGTCCCCGTCTTGGGCCACTGTCCGTCGCAGGGATACCAGCCCGCGTCCATCCACCAATAATCCAGCCGGATGCCGCGCTCCAGGTACTTGTCCACAAAGAAAATCTGGCTGGCCGTGTCCGCGTGAATCATCTCCCCGAACTGGTGCGAACTGCACGCGGCCAACTGCGGCAGGGGCGGCAGGTTGCCGCCGGGGCGCGGCAGGTTGTGCGCAATCATCCACTGCCGCCACAGGTTCTGCGCATGGCGCCGGCCGCCGGTGTAGAACATCATCACCGACATGGGCCCGCGCACCTCCTCGCCGGGATGCAGCCGGAATCGGGTTCCCTCCTGCCCGGACTCGATCCGCACCATGCCCTTGTCCGTGCGGCTGAACCGCGCGGACCACTGTCCCGCCCAGCTCACCACATAGATCACCCCGTGGCCGTCACCCTCCAGATTGAAATAGGGAAAGGCGGTCTGGGTCGGGCGGCCGCCTGTGTTGGCCACGGCAATTTCCCCGCCCGGCGCCAGCCCGGTTTGGAAAGGCTGGAAACTGTCCGCCACACAGTTGTCGCCCTTGTTCTGGTGCAGGGCCAGGGATTCCGTCCCGAACAGGTCCAGCGCGGCGTCGCAGGCGCGGATGTTCTCGATGATGCCCGTGTCCTCCGCGCCGTTGTTCCGCAGATACAGAGTCCACTCGATGACGGGGTAGTCCTGATAAACCACCCCCTCCAGACGGAACTCCAGGCCGCCGTCCGGGGCGGTCACCTTCCGGACAAATCGGGTTTTGGTGCCGTCCGACTCCTCCGTGTGCGCCTGCACCCAGTTTTTGCACAGTTCCCCGGAAGGGATGCCATCCAGAAGAAAGGAAACGGGGGGGATGGTGGAAATGCCGAAGGCCTGACCCTGCCACCGGTCCAGCAGCGCACTGCCACCGGCATCCGCCGTTTCGGGAAATGCGGTCAGGGACGGGAGAACCGTGGCAACGGCGGC includes:
- a CDS encoding alpha-galactosidase, which produces MPRFTVHFLFAAVATVLPSLTAFPETADAGGSALLDRWQGQAFGISTIPPVSFLLDGIPSGELCKNWVQAHTEESDGTKTRFVRKVTAPDGGLEFRLEGVVYQDYPVIEWTLYLRNNGAEDTGIIENIRACDAALDLFGTESLALHQNKGDNCVADSFQPFQTGLAPGGEIAVANTGGRPTQTAFPYFNLEGDGHGVIYVVSWAGQWSARFSRTDKGMVRIESGQEGTRFRLHPGEEVRGPMSVMMFYTGGRRHAQNLWRQWMIAHNLPRPGGNLPPLPQLAACSSHQFGEMIHADTASQIFFVDKYLERGIRLDYWWMDAGWYPCDGQWPKTGTWEVDESRFPGGFKPITSHAHDKGVRIIVWFEPERVHSGTWLTENHPDWIHGGKDGGLLKLGEPEVREWLTNHVDRLITEQGIDLYRQDFNMDPLDFWRKNDAPDRQGITEIRHVEGYFAYWDELRRRHPDMLIDSCASGGRRNDLETLRRAVPLLRSDYIMEPTGNQCHSWALADWIPFAGTGSSKTSDYEIMSTLCPHYIACWDQRDDTIDFPRIKTLVDQWREYGKNYFGDYYPVTEYSLETNVWIGWQFHRPDTGGGMVQVFRREKAPETAKAFPLYALEKGQNYRCWNVENPQAARVVSGETLLSTGLEVSIEAAPGAAVWQYELDN